The Amycolatopsis coloradensis sequence CGGCTTCTGCACGACGGCGTTGCCCGCCGCGAGCGCGGGCAGGACGTCCATCGCGGTCAGCGCGAGGGGGTAGTTCCACGGCGAGATGATCCCGACGACACCCTTGGGGTGCCGGATCTCGCCGACCTTCGTCAACACCGGGATCAGCCCGGCGGCGCGGCGAGGCGACAGGAACTTCGCGCTGTGCTTGCCGTAGTAGGCGGCCACGAGCGCGGTGGCGCTGACTTCGTCGAAGGCGTCCATCCGTGCTTTGCCCGCCTCGATCTGCACGAGGTCGAGCGCCTCTTCCTGCCGCTTCAATACCAGGTCGTGCAGGCGGATCAGGATGCGCTGGCGGTCTTCGACCGGTCGCCCGGCCCATGCGCGCTGAGCTTCCCGTGCCTGGTCGAACACGGCGCGGACGTCGGCGTCGGTGGCTTGGGGGAGGGTCGCGATCGGCTGTCCGGTGAAGGGCGCGCGCATCTGGACGGGCGCCGAGTCCGCACCGCCCACGACCCGGCGCACGAGCCGTTCCGCCCTCGTCATGGCGGGGGCGCCGGGAACGCCGCCGATGGTGGACGGTCCTTCAGTGTGCTGGCCCGCACTCGCCGGTGTCGTGCTCGTCATGCCGTCTCCGTTCGATGCCGCGCGGAGCCGGAAAGGCGCCACGCAGAGCCCAGGTGTTACCGACGAGTACAGCATACCGCCGGTATGGAGGCTGTCCAGCGCTGATATGAATCAGTTTCACGTACTGCCGGGCCGTGGCGGATTGTCCGGGGACGGGCGCAGGATGTCCTGCTGCTGCAACGCGGATCCCGCGGGCGGCGTCGGGGGCGACGGCGGCTCGTAGGCCTGCGGATACTGCTGCTGAGGGACACCGGGAGCGTAAGGGGTGTAGGTGACCGGGTAAGGGGCCTGTGGGGGCGGCGCCGGTTCACGACGGTTGGCCACGACCGCCAGCCCGACCGTGAGCAACGCCACGAGCCCGCCGGCGAGCAGAATCCAGAATCCGCTCCCGGTCCCATAACGCGAGACGAACCGGCCGGTGTCCTGGCCGAAGCTCAGGCTCGCCGAGATGTCCATGCCGAGCATCCAGACGCCGACCGCGGTCCCCGCCCCGCCCGCGATGAGGAGCGTCCTCGACGTCGTCGCGGCGGGCGAACCCGAAGTGCGCTGGTACGCGGCGAAACCCACCGCGGCCCCGGCGAACAGGGTCAGCGCGGCGGCGGACAGCGGGATGCCGTAGCGGGCGACATGCGTTTTGTCGTAGAACTCCTTCTCCTCCGCCGACGGTTCGATGTCGAAGATCCGCGTCCAGCCGGTCTCGGCGAATTTCGACACCGCCTTGCCGTCGGACACCTGCTCGTACGTCGACTGCGGGAGAAAAGTCGCGAGAAGGACCAGCAGGCCGGCGAAAACCCCCATCATCGCGGCGAAGAGGCGGGGGAGCCGCACGTCGGACGGCGGGCGCGGCGCGGTGGCGGGCGGTACTGCGCCGAACGGGCCAGTCGGTTGGTACGGCTGCTGCTGCGGCGCGTTCATGGTCGACTCCTCCGCCGGTTCGGTCGTCCAGCAAGGAATTCCACCACGGATCGGCCGACGGGATAAGTGTCAGCTGTGCTCTGGTCAAGGTGCTTTCGTGCGTGCTAAGCGGTGGTGTCCTCGTACAACATCACCGCGACGCGCTTCCATTCGTCGAGCAGTTGCCGCCGTCGCTTCGGATCGCCGCCGAGTTCGGCGTCCAGCGCCAGTCCCCGGGTGAGGTTCACGGTCAGCCAGAAGAGGATCTCCGCGCGTTCCTTCGGCAGATCCCCGGCGACCGCGGTGACGTGCTCCAGCGTCGAGCGGCCCAGTGCCCTGTCGACCGGGCGGATCGCCTCGCGGAGTTCGGGGTCGGTGCGCGCCGCGACCCACAGTTCCGTGGCGGCCGTGGACAGCGTGCCCGAGTAGCCCTCCCACAGCAGGTCGATCGCCGCCGCGACCCCCGAGGCGCCGCCGGGAAGCGCCGTGATCGACGCCGCGAGCCGCCCGCGCAGCTTTTCGGTCAGATGCTCGACGGCGGCCGCCATGAGTTCGGCCTTCGCGGAGAAGTGATGTTGCACGGCGCCCTTCGAGACGCCGGCGCGGGCGCAGATCTCCTGGACCGAGGTGCGCGCGTAGCCGAGGTCGACCAGGCAGTCGATGGTCGCGTCGAGCAGCGCGGTGCGGGTCTGCTCGCGCCGCTCGGCCTGGGTGCGGTGGGTCCTGCCGAGCACGCTCACCGGCTCCGGCCCCCTTTACGTGCAGCTCGGTACGGATGTACATTCCGGATGGAACTTACATCCTAAGCGTCATGTTTTCCAGGTCCGATCAGGAGGCGTTGGCCGTGCCCTTGCAGATCCAGAAGAGTTCGTGGAGCACGACGGAGCTCGAAGACCTCCGGGACCTCGCCCGGACCTTCTGCCAGAAGGAACTCGTGCCGAACCAGGAGCGCTGGGCGGCCGAGAAGAAGGTCGACCGCGAGCTGTGGACGAAGGCGGGCGAGGTCGGCCTGCTGGCCCTGTCCATCCCGGAGGAGTACGGCGGTGGCGGCGGCACGTTCGCCCACGAAGCCGTGCTCTACGAAGAGCAGGCCCGGTCCGGTGACAGCGCTTGGGGCGTCACCGTCCACAATGGAATCGTCGCGCACTACATCCTCGAGTATGCGAACGAAGAGCAGAAGAAGGCGTGGCTGCCGAAGTTCGCCTCCGGCGAGATGGTCGGCGCGGTCGCGATGACCGAGCCCGGCACCGGTTCGGACCTGCAGAACATCAAGACCCGCGCGGTACGCGACGGCGACCACTACGTGATCAACGGCGCGAAGACGTTCATCACCAACGGTTTCCACGCAGACCTCGTCGTGGTCGCGGTGAAGACCGACCCGGAGGCGGGCGCGCAGGGTGTCTCGCTGATCGCCGTCGAGACCGACACGCCCGGCTTCAGCCGCGGCCGCGTCCTCGACAAGATCGGCCTCAAGGGGCAGGACACGGCGGAGCTGAACTTCGACGACGTCCGCGTGCCCGCCGCCAACCTCCTCGGCGCGCAGGAAGGTCTCGGCTTCATCCAGCTCATGCAGCAGCTGCCGCAGGAACGGCTGATCATCGCCGTCACCGCGGTCGCCGGGATGGAGGCCGCGATCGACCAGACCATCGCCTACACCAAGGACCGCCAGGCGTTCGGCCGCCCGGTCTACAACTTCCAGAACACGAAGTTCAAGCTCGCCGAGGCCGCGACCGAGGCCGCGGTGTCCCGCGCGTTCCTCGACCAGTGCATCGAACGGCACCTGCGCAAGGAACTCGACGTGCAGGGCGCGGCGATGGCGAAGCTGTGGACCACCGAACGGGTCAACAAGGTCGTCGACGACTGCCTGCAGCTCTTCGGCGGCTACGGCTACATGACCGAGTACCCGATCGCGCGCGCGTGGGCCGACATCCGGATCTCCCGCATCTTCGGTGGCACCAGCGAGATCATGAAGGAAATCATCTCTCGCACGCTGTAGAGAAACCGTTGGCGTAGGAAGGAAGAACGTGGCGAAAAAGGCCGGCCCGCTCAGCGGGCTCAAGGTCGTCGAACTGGCCGGGCTCGCCCCGGCGCCGTTCGCCTGCACGATCCTCGCCGATCTCGGCGCGGAGGTCGTCCGGATCGACCGGGCGACACCGGGCAACGACGTCATCGGGTTCCCGAACGATCCGCTCGCGCGCGGCAGGCGGTCGATCGGGATCAACACCAAGACCCCCGAGGGCGTCGAACTGGTGCTGAAACTCGCCGACGACGCCGACGTGCTCATCGAGGGTTTCCGCCCCGGCGTCGCCGAGCGGATGGGCATCGGGCCGGAACAGGTCCACGCCCGCAATCCGCGGCTGGTCTACGGCCGGATGACCGGCTACGGCCAGGACGGCCCGCTGGCGACCGTCGCCGGGCACGACATCAACTACATCGGCATCTCCGGCGCGCTCGAACCCATCGGGCACGCCGGGCAGCGGCCGGTGGTGCCGCTCAACCTCGTCGGTGACTTCGGCGGCGGTGGCCTCCTGCTCGCCATGGGTGTGCTGGCGGCGCTGTTCGAACGCCAGACGTCCGGCAAGGGACAGGTGGTCGACGCGTCCATGGTGGACGGTGCCGCGCTGCTGACCACCAGCCTGCACGGGCTGCTGGATTCCGGGCTGTGGTCCGGTGGGCGCGGTGAGAACATGCTCGACGGCGGCGCGCCGTTCTACGACACCTACGAGACCGCCGACGGCAAATACGTCGCCATCGGCGCGATCGAGATGCGGTTCTGGGGCGACCTGGTGAAGGTGCTCGGCCTCGACCCCGAGGAGACCCCGGTCCACGTCGACAAGAACGAGTGGCCGAAGCTGCGCAAGATCGTCGCCGAAGCTGTCGCGAAGCACACCCGCGACGAGCTGGTCGCGAAGGCCGAGGGCACCGACGCGTGCCTGACGGCGGTGCTCTCCCCGAAGGAGGCGCCGTCGCATCCGCACAACGTCGCGCGCAAGACGTTCGTCGACGTCGGCGGCATGCTGCAGCCCGCGCCGGCGCCGAGGTTCGACCGCACGCCGGCCGGGACGCCGGAACCGCCTCGGCCCAAGGGTGGCGACACCACCGAGGTCCTCGCCGAACTCGGCGTGGACGCCGAGGGGATCGAACGGCTCAGGGCCGCGGGCACCATCGCGTGAGCTGAAGGGGACTTTCCCCGCATGAGACGCGGCGAAAGCGTCCTTCACCGCGTGGCATGCGGTGAAGGACGCTTTCAGCCCACGTCGAGATCGGACCGCAGCACTGAATAGAGCACGTGGTCGCGCCACGCCCCGTCCCGGAACCCGTAGCCGCGCAGCACACCCTCCCGGGTGAAGCCCGCCTTCGTCAGAGAGCGCTGCTCGGCGAGGTTGCCCGCCTCCGTCGACGCCTCGACACGGTTCATCTGCGTATGCGCGAAGAGGTAGCGGACCAGCAACCGCTGTGCCTCGGTTCCGTAGCCGTGGCCACGTGCCTCGGGGATGAGCACGAGCCCGGCGTTCCAGCAGTACGACGTCGAGCCCGTCCTCGTCTTGTGCCAGGAGACGAAACCGAGCCGCTGCCCGTCGAGCTCGATCATCAGCATCCCGTTGTCCGCCGCGAGCATGCCGGTCTCGGCCCAGCGGCGGCGCAGGAAGTGCGGGTCGTGCCAGCCGTGCCATTCGAACGTGCCCGCGGCCCGCGGATCGTTCGTCAGCGCTTCCAGCATCGGCAGGTCGTCTTCGTACACCGGTCTGAGCGCGACTCCGGTTTCTGTCATCCGACAGACCCTAGAGCCGTGGGCCCTCGAAACTGCCGTGACGCCCCGCGCCGTCACTGAACCGGCTCGCGCCCGCGACGGCCTCCTCGGCGAGCCCTCCGCCGATCAGCGCGTTCGAGAACTCGGCGCGCATCGCCTCGTCCTCGGTCAGCCCGAACTGGCCGTACGCGGATTTGCGATCCGCGCGCAGACACGCCTGGGGGAACGCGGCCAGTTCGCGTGCCAGCGCTTGCGCGGCCGCCAGGGCCTCGCCGTCCGGCACGACCCGGTTCGCAAGCCCGATCGCGAGCGCCTCGTCGGCGTCCACCGGCCTGCCGGTGAGGATCAGGTCCATCGCCCGCGAATGCCCGATCAGCCGGGGGAGGCGCACCGTGCCGCCGTCGATCAGCGGCACCCCCCAGCGGCGGCAGAACACACCGAACACGGCCGTGCTGTCGGCGACCCGGAGATCGCACCACAGCGCCAGTTCCAGGCCGCCCGCGACGGCGTGCCCGCGGACCGCGGCGATCACCGGTTTCGACAGCGCCATGCGCGTCGGGCCCATCGGCCCGTCACCCGCCGGGCTGAGCGAGTTGGTGCGGCCGGTGCCGACGGCCTTCAGATCGGCTCCGGCGCAGAAGGCGTCACCCGAACCGGTGAGGACGGCGACCGCGGCCTGTTCGTCGGAGTCGAACGCGCGGAACGCGTCCGCCAGAGCGTTCGCCGTCGGACCGTCCACGGCGTTGCGCGACTCGGGGCGGTTCAGCGTGATCGTCGTCACCGGCCCTTCCCGGTGGACAAGAACGTTTTCGCTCATCGATCGCTCCCTCGGGGAAACCGGGTGGGCAACAGGGCCCGATTCTCCTTAAAGTGGTGACAAAGTCCGCAGTGCGCGCGGAGTCATCGTCTGGACACTACGGTGTGATGGGATGGAGCCATGTCGCCCGGCTTGAAGAAATTCGTTGTGATCGCCGTCGTCGCGCTCGTGCTCTTCTTTCTGATCAGCAGGCCGACGCAATCCGCCGACGCCGTCCACACCGCGCTCGGCTGGCTCCGGTCCGGTGCCGAAGCCATCGTGACGTTCGTCCGGAGCCTCTTCTCCTGACCCATCGCTGCGATCACCGGCGTCCCTGGTGACGCCGGTGATCGCTGTGCGCAGTCACCAGCGGTTATCACTCAGCGTCACCCGTCTCGGATTTCGGTCGGATGACTCGACCATCCGGGTGGATTGCCCCCGAAAACCCGCTGGTCGACGAATTCGTGCCCTGGAAGCCCTGGCGGAAAAGACCTCCGCGCCCCTACGGTGCTCACATTGCGTGATCGGTTGGTCCTCCAGGCGCCGGAGCCGGCCTCCTGGGCGAGGAGTTTCCGCAGGTGCAAGCCTCACGGCAGCGGAACTTTCAGCCGGGCAAGTAAGTCAGGGCTTGTCAGTCGGGGAATCATGAGGAGGCAGGGATGACCGGAGATCCCGGAGTCGATGCGTTGATCCGGCAGTGGGCGGCCGAGCGTGAGCAGACCCCCGAGGAGCGGGAAGCCGATCGCATCGCGTCGGCGTGGCTGGCCGATGTGCCGAGGCAGGCTCCCGGCATCCCCGGCCAGCGTCAGCAGTCCGGCCAGGGGCGCTGGGCGCCGGTCGAGGCCGCCGATCCCGGCTACCTCGACGCCATGCGCCGTCGTCTCCCGGAGGTCCCGCAGGAGCTGCTCGTCGCGGCCGCCGGCTGGTGGCAGATGGTCGGCGGCGTCGCCGAGGCCGAAGCCTGGTGGGACGCCGGCATCAGCCCGCTCGACCAGCGTGCGCTCGACTACCGCGCGGCCGGGCTCGCCCCGTCCGACCTGAGCCGCCGTCTCGGCCCGATGACCGTTTTGCAGCACCTCCGCCGCGGCAGCGCCCCGGCCTGGTGCGTGGCGCGGCTGGCGAGGCAGCAGAAGTCCGCCTGATGAGAACTTCTCGCACGCGCGGGTGAACCGGCGTGGCAAGGGCGATTCCGGCGACCGCGTAACGCTAACCTGCGCGGGCTCGTTGTTCGAGCATCGGTCGTGATCGCCGCCCACGCTGGAGGACCCGCTTCGTGCGCACCACCCCGGAAAACGACGAGCTCGTCGCCGACCCGGCCACGCCCGCTCCGCCACGCCGCGGGGTGGGCGCCGCCGTATTCGGCAGGCTGGTGATCGTGCTGGCCGTGCTCGGCCTCGCCGGCGGCGGGATCTGGCTGGTGACCAAGGCGTCCGCCCCGGTCGCGAGCCCCACGACGATGGAGATCCCCGCGCTGCAGGTCAAGGCGGCGGACGTCAAACCCGGTTCGGTCGCCCCGGTCAACGCCACCCTCGCGGGCGGCGCCGCCCAGCAGACCGCGCCGCAGCAGGCGCAACCGAAGCCGGGCAAGGACCCGCTGGCCGCCTGGACCGAGCGGGCGGCGCAGGCCACCGGCATCCCGGCGAGGGCGCTGCTCGCCTACGGCAACGCCGAGCTGGCGATGCGCCAGATGCAGCCGAACTGCAAGATCTCGTGGGCGACCCTGGCGGGTATCGGCCGGATCGAGTCGAACCACGGCCGGTACGGCGGCGCCGTCCTCGGCCAGGACGGACGGCCGTCGAAGCCGATCATCGGCGTCCCGCTCGACGGATCGCCCGGCGTGAAGGCGATCGGCGACACCGACGGCGGCCAATTCGACGGCGACGCGGCCGTCGACCGCGCGGTCGGCCCGATGCAGTTCATCCCCAGCACCTGGCGCCGGTACGCCGCCGACGGCAACCGCGACGGCCTCGGCGACCCGCAGCAGATCGACGACGCGACGCTGGCGGCGGCGCGGTACC is a genomic window containing:
- a CDS encoding TetR/AcrR family transcriptional regulator, whose translation is MSVLGRTHRTQAERREQTRTALLDATIDCLVDLGYARTSVQEICARAGVSKGAVQHHFSAKAELMAAAVEHLTEKLRGRLAASITALPGGASGVAAAIDLLWEGYSGTLSTAATELWVAARTDPELREAIRPVDRALGRSTLEHVTAVAGDLPKERAEILFWLTVNLTRGLALDAELGGDPKRRRQLLDEWKRVAVMLYEDTTA
- a CDS encoding acyl-CoA dehydrogenase family protein, with the protein product MPLQIQKSSWSTTELEDLRDLARTFCQKELVPNQERWAAEKKVDRELWTKAGEVGLLALSIPEEYGGGGGTFAHEAVLYEEQARSGDSAWGVTVHNGIVAHYILEYANEEQKKAWLPKFASGEMVGAVAMTEPGTGSDLQNIKTRAVRDGDHYVINGAKTFITNGFHADLVVVAVKTDPEAGAQGVSLIAVETDTPGFSRGRVLDKIGLKGQDTAELNFDDVRVPAANLLGAQEGLGFIQLMQQLPQERLIIAVTAVAGMEAAIDQTIAYTKDRQAFGRPVYNFQNTKFKLAEAATEAAVSRAFLDQCIERHLRKELDVQGAAMAKLWTTERVNKVVDDCLQLFGGYGYMTEYPIARAWADIRISRIFGGTSEIMKEIISRTL
- a CDS encoding CaiB/BaiF CoA-transferase family protein, with product MAKKAGPLSGLKVVELAGLAPAPFACTILADLGAEVVRIDRATPGNDVIGFPNDPLARGRRSIGINTKTPEGVELVLKLADDADVLIEGFRPGVAERMGIGPEQVHARNPRLVYGRMTGYGQDGPLATVAGHDINYIGISGALEPIGHAGQRPVVPLNLVGDFGGGGLLLAMGVLAALFERQTSGKGQVVDASMVDGAALLTTSLHGLLDSGLWSGGRGENMLDGGAPFYDTYETADGKYVAIGAIEMRFWGDLVKVLGLDPEETPVHVDKNEWPKLRKIVAEAVAKHTRDELVAKAEGTDACLTAVLSPKEAPSHPHNVARKTFVDVGGMLQPAPAPRFDRTPAGTPEPPRPKGGDTTEVLAELGVDAEGIERLRAAGTIA
- a CDS encoding GNAT family protein; this translates as MTETGVALRPVYEDDLPMLEALTNDPRAAGTFEWHGWHDPHFLRRRWAETGMLAADNGMLMIELDGQRLGFVSWHKTRTGSTSYCWNAGLVLIPEARGHGYGTEAQRLLVRYLFAHTQMNRVEASTEAGNLAEQRSLTKAGFTREGVLRGYGFRDGAWRDHVLYSVLRSDLDVG
- a CDS encoding crotonase/enoyl-CoA hydratase family protein, whose product is MSENVLVHREGPVTTITLNRPESRNAVDGPTANALADAFRAFDSDEQAAVAVLTGSGDAFCAGADLKAVGTGRTNSLSPAGDGPMGPTRMALSKPVIAAVRGHAVAGGLELALWCDLRVADSTAVFGVFCRRWGVPLIDGGTVRLPRLIGHSRAMDLILTGRPVDADEALAIGLANRVVPDGEALAAAQALARELAAFPQACLRADRKSAYGQFGLTEDEAMRAEFSNALIGGGLAEEAVAGASRFSDGAGRHGSFEGPRL
- a CDS encoding helix-turn-helix transcriptional regulator — translated: MTGDPGVDALIRQWAAEREQTPEEREADRIASAWLADVPRQAPGIPGQRQQSGQGRWAPVEAADPGYLDAMRRRLPEVPQELLVAAAGWWQMVGGVAEAEAWWDAGISPLDQRALDYRAAGLAPSDLSRRLGPMTVLQHLRRGSAPAWCVARLARQQKSA
- a CDS encoding lytic transglycosylase domain-containing protein produces the protein MRTTPENDELVADPATPAPPRRGVGAAVFGRLVIVLAVLGLAGGGIWLVTKASAPVASPTTMEIPALQVKAADVKPGSVAPVNATLAGGAAQQTAPQQAQPKPGKDPLAAWTERAAQATGIPARALLAYGNAELAMRQMQPNCKISWATLAGIGRIESNHGRYGGAVLGQDGRPSKPIIGVPLDGSPGVKAIGDTDGGQFDGDAAVDRAVGPMQFIPSTWRRYAADGNRDGLGDPQQIDDATLAAARYLCVNNRDMSAASGWWQGILSYNNSTEYAQKVFGLADDYAKAVASRS